A genomic stretch from Caulobacter sp. FWC2 includes:
- the purB gene encoding adenylosuccinate lyase, which yields MISRYARPEAAAIWSSQTKYKIWFEIEAHAADAMAEIGVIPKLAAETIWEKGRDAVWDSDRIDEIERVTKHDVIAFLTHVAEIVGPEARFLHQGMTSSDVLDTCFAVQLSRATDLLLEDVDLILAALKRRAFEHKMTVCVGRSHGIHAEPITFGLKLAGYYAEFQRAKERLAMAKFEIATCAISGAVGTFANVDPRVEQHVADKMGLAVEPVSTQVIPRDRHAAYFAALGVVASSVERLATEIRHLQRTEVLEAEEPFDPGQKGSSAMPHKRNPILTENLTGLARLVRSAVVPAMENVALWHERDISHSSVERGIGPDATIHLDFALRRLAGVIERFNIYPDNMAKNLDKLGGLVFSQRVMLALTQEGVSREDAYAAVQGNSMKVWRGEGRFIDFLKADPVVSKALSDSVLEELFDYGYHTKNVDVIFKRVFGEQG from the coding sequence ATGATCAGCCGCTACGCCCGCCCCGAAGCCGCCGCCATCTGGTCCAGCCAGACCAAGTACAAGATCTGGTTCGAGATCGAGGCCCACGCCGCCGACGCCATGGCCGAGATCGGGGTCATCCCGAAGCTCGCCGCCGAGACGATCTGGGAAAAAGGCCGCGACGCGGTCTGGGACAGCGACCGCATCGACGAGATCGAGCGCGTCACCAAGCACGACGTCATCGCCTTCCTCACGCATGTGGCCGAGATCGTCGGCCCCGAGGCCCGCTTCCTGCACCAGGGCATGACCAGCTCGGACGTGCTGGACACCTGCTTTGCCGTGCAGCTGTCTCGCGCCACCGACCTCTTGCTGGAAGACGTCGACCTGATCCTGGCCGCGCTGAAGCGCCGGGCGTTCGAGCACAAGATGACCGTCTGCGTCGGCCGCAGCCACGGCATCCACGCCGAACCGATCACCTTCGGCTTGAAGCTGGCCGGCTACTACGCCGAATTCCAGCGCGCCAAGGAGCGCCTGGCGATGGCCAAGTTCGAGATCGCCACCTGCGCGATCTCCGGCGCCGTCGGCACCTTCGCCAATGTCGATCCGCGGGTCGAACAGCACGTCGCCGACAAGATGGGCCTGGCCGTCGAGCCGGTTTCGACCCAGGTGATCCCCCGCGACCGCCACGCCGCCTATTTCGCCGCCCTTGGCGTCGTGGCCTCGTCGGTCGAGCGCCTCGCCACCGAGATCCGCCACCTGCAGCGCACCGAGGTGCTGGAAGCCGAAGAGCCGTTCGATCCGGGCCAGAAGGGCTCGTCGGCCATGCCGCACAAGCGCAACCCGATCCTGACCGAGAACCTGACCGGCCTGGCCCGTCTGGTCCGCTCGGCCGTCGTCCCGGCGATGGAGAACGTCGCCCTCTGGCACGAGCGCGACATCAGCCACTCGTCGGTCGAGCGCGGCATCGGCCCGGACGCCACCATCCACCTCGACTTCGCCTTGCGCCGCCTGGCCGGCGTCATCGAGCGCTTCAACATCTATCCCGACAACATGGCCAAGAACCTGGACAAGCTGGGCGGGCTGGTCTTCTCGCAGCGCGTCATGCTGGCCCTGACGCAAGAGGGCGTGTCGCGCGAGGACGCTTATGCGGCCGTGCAGGGCAACTCGATGAAGGTGTGGCGCGGCGAAGGCCGGTTCATCGACTTCCTGAAAGCCGATCCGGTGGTCTCCAAGGCGCTATCGGACAGCGTGCTCGAGGAGCTGTTCGACTACGGCTATCATACCAAGAACGTCGACGTGATCTTCAAGCGCGTCTTCGGCGAGCAAGGCTGA
- a CDS encoding 2OG-Fe(II) oxygenase family protein gives MSEPPVLRLNPALDPAVFAQAYARDGLVRIPEVFEPAVVDRLAGILEQTIDWDIICSNQRGGAEVITRARRAELGDQVVAGKLHAATVQARNGFAYVYLGYPMIDAYVEGRDPGHPIHALTVFLNSPEFIAFGAAVTGEAGITKIDGQATCYRPGDFLTQHDDTGVGERLAAYTLGLTREWRPDWGGQLLFHDDNGDVARGFAPAFNVLTLFKVPQQHSVAPVAPYAGALRLTVTGWLRNDPPNGAGAPLGG, from the coding sequence ATGAGCGAACCGCCGGTTCTTCGCCTCAATCCGGCGCTGGATCCGGCGGTCTTCGCGCAGGCCTATGCGCGCGACGGCCTCGTGCGCATTCCCGAGGTGTTCGAGCCGGCGGTCGTCGATCGCCTGGCCGGCATCCTCGAACAGACTATCGACTGGGACATCATCTGCTCCAACCAACGCGGCGGGGCCGAGGTCATTACCCGCGCCCGCCGGGCCGAGCTGGGCGATCAGGTCGTGGCGGGCAAGCTGCACGCGGCCACGGTGCAGGCCCGCAACGGCTTCGCCTATGTCTATCTCGGCTATCCGATGATCGACGCCTATGTCGAAGGCCGCGATCCGGGACATCCGATCCACGCCTTGACGGTGTTCCTGAACAGCCCAGAGTTTATTGCCTTCGGCGCCGCCGTCACCGGCGAGGCGGGGATCACCAAGATCGACGGCCAGGCGACCTGCTATCGCCCTGGCGACTTTCTCACGCAGCACGACGACACCGGCGTCGGCGAGCGCCTGGCCGCCTACACCCTGGGCCTGACCCGCGAGTGGCGGCCCGACTGGGGCGGCCAGCTGCTGTTCCACGACGACAACGGCGACGTGGCGCGCGGCTTCGCGCCGGCCTTCAATGTCCTGACCCTGTTCAAGGTGCCCCAGCAGCATTCCGTGGCCCCGGTGGCGCCCTATGCCGGCGCGCTGCGCCTGACCGTCACCGGCTGGCTGCGCAACGATCCGCCCAATGGCGCAGGCGCCCCCCTTGGCGGCTAA
- a CDS encoding DNA-deoxyinosine glycosylase, with the protein MAAKRGFPPVVDANTRVLVLGSLPGEASLAVSQYYGNPRNAFWRLMEGVIDTPLVPLAYDARLTTLLVHGVGLWDVIAEAQRAGSLDAAIRDPAANDLLTLIDSLPALRCVAFNGGMAAKLGARLVGDRVSTIALPSSSPAHAARSFEQKAEAWSGLRPFVSAPAVSN; encoded by the coding sequence TTGGCGGCTAAGCGCGGCTTCCCGCCCGTCGTCGACGCAAACACCCGCGTTCTCGTGCTGGGCAGCCTGCCCGGCGAGGCCTCGCTGGCGGTCAGCCAGTACTATGGCAATCCCAGGAACGCCTTCTGGCGGCTGATGGAGGGTGTGATCGACACGCCCCTCGTTCCGCTGGCCTACGACGCGCGCCTGACGACCCTGCTGGTCCACGGCGTCGGCCTGTGGGACGTCATCGCCGAAGCTCAGCGCGCCGGCAGCCTCGACGCCGCCATCCGAGATCCGGCCGCCAACGACCTGCTGACGTTGATCGACAGCCTGCCCGCGCTTCGTTGCGTCGCCTTCAACGGCGGCATGGCTGCGAAGCTGGGCGCGCGGCTGGTCGGCGACCGCGTCTCGACAATCGCCCTGCCCTCCTCCAGCCCCGCCCACGCTGCGCGGAGCTTCGAACAGAAGGCGGAGGCGTGGAGCGGGCTCAGGCCCTTCGTCAGCGCCCCGGCGGTTTCCAATTGA
- a CDS encoding cupin domain-containing protein: MMTKRDLAVAAGAVVLTLAGVAVAQAPKPALIGPSVWRWEDLKAHDTDVGAYAQIAKGPTATLDELEMHVTTLKPGLSSHPPHTHPNEELVIIREGQVETLSGGAWKTVGPGGVIFNASNSPHALKNIGTTNAVYHVINWKPPGR; the protein is encoded by the coding sequence ATGATGACGAAGCGCGACCTCGCCGTCGCCGCCGGTGCGGTGGTTCTCACCCTGGCCGGCGTCGCCGTCGCTCAGGCCCCCAAGCCCGCCCTGATCGGCCCTTCGGTTTGGCGCTGGGAGGACCTCAAGGCCCACGACACCGACGTCGGGGCTTACGCCCAGATCGCCAAGGGGCCGACCGCGACCCTGGACGAGCTGGAGATGCACGTCACGACCCTGAAGCCCGGCCTCAGCTCGCACCCGCCGCACACCCATCCGAACGAGGAACTGGTCATCATCCGCGAGGGCCAGGTCGAGACGCTGTCAGGCGGCGCGTGGAAGACGGTCGGGCCGGGCGGAGTCATTTTCAATGCCAGCAACAGCCCGCACGCGCTGAAGAACATCGGGACGACCAACGCGGTCTATCACGTGATCAATTGGAAACCGCCGGGGCGCTGA
- a CDS encoding Gfo/Idh/MocA family protein yields MSHLTRRSVIAAGIAFPTIVPATVFGQNAPSNRINIGVIGVGRIARVHDMAETFKYDHAQILAVCDVDSKRLALGKQLVDETYSKKYGRPWDSARAYGDYHELLAAKDLDAVIVATPDHQHAILAVHAVKAGKDVYLQKPASLTIAEGRTMADAVAASGRILQIGSQQRSDSPWPQFRRACELVRNGRIGQLKHVEVGLPGDPSGPEAPQQPIPANLNYDAWLGSTPEAYYTEMRVHPQGSFDRPGWLRCEQFGAGMITGWGAHHVDTAHWGMDMEHSGPVEIWGSAEFPTSGLWNVHGKFLTHARYANGVTMDISGDFPNGVKFIGTEGWIFVARDAAVTASDPNFGQKPSPGLSASNPAILTGVIGPNEIHLRKSAEQHGDWLDSIRSRKPPSAPAEVGHRACSTCLLHHAAMKTGRHLKWDPKAERFIGDDAANALLSRPQRKPYTF; encoded by the coding sequence ATGAGCCATCTCACCCGCCGTTCCGTCATCGCCGCCGGCATTGCCTTTCCAACGATCGTGCCAGCCACGGTCTTCGGCCAAAACGCGCCGTCGAACCGGATCAATATCGGCGTCATCGGGGTCGGGCGCATCGCCCGCGTCCACGATATGGCCGAGACCTTCAAGTACGACCACGCCCAGATCCTGGCGGTCTGCGACGTCGACTCCAAGCGCCTGGCGCTGGGCAAGCAGCTCGTCGACGAGACCTACAGCAAGAAGTACGGCCGACCCTGGGACAGCGCTCGCGCCTATGGCGACTATCACGAACTGCTGGCCGCCAAGGACCTGGACGCGGTCATCGTCGCCACGCCCGACCACCAGCACGCCATCCTGGCCGTGCACGCGGTCAAGGCCGGCAAGGACGTCTATCTGCAGAAGCCGGCGTCGCTGACCATCGCCGAGGGTCGGACCATGGCCGACGCCGTGGCCGCCTCGGGCCGCATCCTGCAGATCGGCTCGCAGCAGCGGTCGGACAGTCCCTGGCCACAGTTCCGCCGCGCCTGCGAACTGGTCCGTAACGGCCGCATCGGCCAGCTGAAACACGTCGAGGTCGGCCTGCCGGGCGATCCTTCCGGACCCGAGGCGCCGCAGCAGCCGATCCCGGCCAACCTGAACTACGACGCCTGGCTCGGCTCGACGCCGGAGGCCTACTACACCGAGATGCGGGTCCATCCGCAGGGCTCGTTCGATCGTCCCGGCTGGCTGCGCTGCGAGCAGTTCGGCGCGGGCATGATCACCGGCTGGGGCGCGCACCATGTCGACACCGCCCACTGGGGCATGGACATGGAGCACTCCGGTCCGGTCGAAATCTGGGGCTCGGCCGAGTTCCCGACCAGCGGCCTGTGGAACGTACACGGCAAGTTCCTGACCCACGCCCGCTACGCCAACGGCGTGACCATGGACATCTCCGGCGACTTTCCCAACGGCGTGAAGTTCATCGGTACGGAGGGCTGGATCTTCGTCGCCCGCGATGCGGCCGTCACGGCCAGCGATCCGAACTTCGGCCAGAAGCCGAGCCCGGGCCTTTCGGCCAGCAATCCCGCGATCCTGACCGGCGTGATCGGGCCCAACGAGATCCACCTGCGCAAGTCGGCCGAGCAGCACGGTGACTGGCTGGACTCCATCCGCTCCAGAAAGCCGCCGTCGGCCCCGGCCGAGGTCGGTCACCGCGCCTGTTCGACCTGCCTGCTGCACCATGCGGCCATGAAGACCGGCCGCCATCTGAAGTGGGATCCGAAGGCCGAGCGCTTCATCGGCGACGACGCCGCCAACGCTCTGCTCAGCCGCCCGCAGCGCAAGCCGTACACCTTCTAG
- a CDS encoding Gfo/Idh/MocA family protein: MDDLASRRAFLLAAGLGGAAFAGDALGQTVAHEVAAPGPTLTAKHKIKFAVIGLDHYHIMSMTAAVKRGGGECAYVYAHGNDEKQLADFRKQHGDVPVARSIDEILNDKSIQLVAAAPIPDQRTPLGLKVMAAGKDYLADKPGIITLEQLAQVRAAVKKTGRKYAIMYSERLEVPSAIKAGELVQAGAIGKVVQTVNLAPHRIGTGRPDWFWDKARYGGILTDIGSHQADQFLFYTGSKTAKAVASQTGNFNNTDHPKFEDFGDLTAVGDGGTGYVRVDWFTPDGLGVWGDGRLFILGTEGYIELRKYIDPTGRPGANHLLIVDKKQARYIDCSQVQLPFGPQFVADIVERTAVAQDQAQALLAAELVLTAQKNATRPKLG; the protein is encoded by the coding sequence ATGGACGATCTTGCGAGCCGCCGGGCGTTTCTGTTGGCGGCGGGATTGGGCGGCGCGGCGTTCGCCGGCGACGCCCTGGGCCAGACCGTCGCGCATGAGGTCGCCGCGCCGGGGCCGACCCTGACGGCGAAACACAAGATCAAGTTCGCGGTGATCGGCCTCGACCACTACCACATCATGAGCATGACGGCGGCCGTGAAGCGGGGCGGGGGCGAGTGCGCCTACGTCTACGCCCATGGAAATGATGAAAAGCAGCTGGCCGACTTCCGGAAGCAGCATGGCGACGTGCCGGTGGCCCGTAGCATCGATGAGATCCTGAACGACAAGTCGATCCAACTGGTCGCCGCCGCCCCGATCCCGGACCAACGCACGCCGCTGGGCCTGAAGGTGATGGCGGCCGGCAAGGACTATCTGGCCGACAAGCCCGGCATCATCACCCTGGAACAGCTGGCTCAGGTCCGCGCGGCGGTGAAGAAGACGGGCCGCAAGTACGCGATCATGTACTCCGAACGGCTGGAGGTCCCCTCGGCGATCAAGGCCGGCGAGCTGGTCCAGGCCGGAGCGATCGGCAAGGTCGTGCAGACCGTCAACCTGGCCCCGCACCGGATCGGGACGGGACGTCCGGACTGGTTCTGGGACAAGGCCCGCTATGGCGGCATCCTGACCGACATCGGCTCGCACCAGGCCGACCAGTTCCTGTTCTATACCGGCAGCAAGACCGCCAAGGCCGTCGCCAGCCAGACCGGCAATTTCAACAACACCGACCATCCCAAGTTCGAGGACTTCGGCGACCTGACCGCCGTCGGCGATGGCGGTACGGGCTATGTGCGGGTCGACTGGTTCACGCCGGACGGCCTGGGCGTCTGGGGCGACGGCCGGCTCTTCATCCTCGGGACCGAGGGCTATATCGAGCTGCGGAAGTATATCGATCCGACGGGCCGGCCGGGCGCCAACCACCTGCTGATCGTCGACAAAAAGCAGGCCCGCTACATCGACTGCAGCCAGGTTCAGCTACCGTTCGGCCCGCAGTTCGTCGCCGACATCGTCGAGCGCACCGCCGTCGCCCAGGACCAGGCGCAAGCCCTGCTGGCCGCCGAGCTGGTGCTGACGGCCCAGAAGAACGCCACCCGGCCGAAGCTGGGTTGA
- a CDS encoding M13 family metallopeptidase: MRIFLLAAVSAVALSGAAFAADKPMYGTWGVDLTSRDLTVKPGDDFNKFANGAWEKRTTIPADQASAGVGYDVYNRSQDQLRTLIETADASTPIGALYKSFIDEAKVEQVDDAALKVDLAAIQAITSKADLAKAMGRAHGGFGPDLFSLDIAADAKKPELNTLYIGQSGLGLPDRDYYLTDGFKPQLEAYRAFAERALKMAGYPDPAKAAADVVAFETAVAKVSWAVADRRDIDKVYNPISLTELQAYAPEVPWADYLAAAGITGRDQVVLGEKTAVRDIAKLFAATPLETLKAWQTVQGVQEMSPYLSKRFVDSRFEYVKVLSGQTQLRPRWKRGVALVDGSLGEVVGQTYVAKYFPPSSKAQMVDLIANLKVAMAERIQKSPWMAPATKQAALTKLSKMTVMVGYPDKWRDYSALKLDAGDLYGNVRRSGAFEWAYALSDLGKPVDHAKWGMTPQTVNAYNGGLENKIVFPAGILQAPYFDPAADPAVNYGAIGAVIGHEISHGFDDQGRKIDETGKLRDWWTAEDAKRFDSQAAVLGAQYDAYEPVPGMRINGQLTMGENIADLAGLQVAYDAYHASLKGKPAPVVGGMTGDQRFFLAFAQAWQDKSRPDSLKQQMASDPHSPSNFRVIGPTRNVDAWYAAFGVKPGDKFYLPPEKRSRIW, from the coding sequence ATGCGCATCTTCCTGCTGGCCGCCGTTTCCGCGGTCGCTCTTTCCGGCGCGGCGTTCGCCGCCGACAAGCCGATGTACGGGACCTGGGGCGTCGACCTGACGTCGCGCGACCTGACGGTCAAACCGGGCGACGACTTCAACAAGTTCGCCAATGGGGCGTGGGAGAAGCGCACCACCATCCCGGCCGACCAGGCCTCGGCTGGCGTCGGCTACGACGTCTACAACCGCTCCCAGGATCAGCTACGCACCCTGATCGAGACGGCCGACGCTTCGACCCCGATCGGCGCGCTGTACAAGAGCTTCATCGACGAGGCCAAGGTCGAGCAGGTCGACGACGCGGCTCTGAAGGTCGACCTGGCCGCCATCCAGGCGATCACGTCCAAGGCCGATCTGGCCAAGGCCATGGGACGCGCCCACGGCGGCTTCGGCCCCGACCTGTTCTCGCTGGACATCGCCGCCGACGCCAAGAAGCCCGAGCTCAACACGCTCTATATCGGCCAGTCGGGCCTGGGCCTGCCGGACCGCGACTACTACCTGACCGACGGCTTCAAGCCGCAACTCGAAGCCTACAGGGCCTTCGCCGAGCGGGCGCTGAAGATGGCGGGCTATCCGGATCCCGCCAAGGCCGCCGCCGACGTGGTCGCCTTCGAGACCGCCGTGGCCAAGGTCAGCTGGGCGGTCGCCGACCGCCGCGACATCGACAAGGTCTACAACCCCATCTCCCTGACCGAGCTGCAGGCCTATGCGCCCGAAGTGCCGTGGGCGGATTATCTGGCCGCCGCCGGCATCACCGGCCGCGACCAAGTGGTCCTGGGTGAAAAGACCGCCGTTCGCGACATCGCCAAGCTGTTCGCCGCCACGCCGCTAGAAACCCTGAAGGCCTGGCAGACCGTCCAAGGCGTCCAGGAGATGTCGCCCTATCTGTCCAAGCGCTTCGTCGACAGCCGCTTCGAGTATGTGAAGGTGCTGAGCGGCCAGACCCAGCTGCGCCCCCGCTGGAAGCGTGGCGTGGCGCTGGTCGACGGCAGCCTCGGCGAAGTGGTCGGCCAGACCTATGTCGCCAAGTACTTCCCGCCTTCGTCCAAGGCCCAGATGGTCGACCTGATCGCTAATCTGAAGGTCGCCATGGCCGAGCGGATCCAGAAGTCTCCCTGGATGGCTCCGGCCACCAAGCAGGCGGCGCTGACCAAGCTGTCGAAGATGACGGTGATGGTCGGCTATCCGGACAAGTGGCGCGACTATTCGGCCCTGAAGCTGGACGCCGGCGACCTCTACGGCAATGTCCGCCGCAGCGGGGCCTTCGAGTGGGCCTATGCCCTGAGCGACCTGGGCAAGCCCGTCGACCACGCCAAGTGGGGCATGACCCCGCAGACGGTGAACGCCTACAACGGCGGCCTGGAAAACAAGATCGTGTTCCCAGCGGGCATCCTGCAGGCGCCCTATTTCGATCCGGCCGCCGACCCGGCCGTGAACTATGGCGCGATCGGCGCGGTGATCGGCCACGAGATCAGCCACGGCTTTGACGACCAGGGCCGCAAGATCGACGAGACCGGCAAGCTGCGCGACTGGTGGACGGCCGAGGACGCCAAGCGCTTCGACAGCCAGGCCGCGGTCCTGGGCGCGCAATATGACGCCTACGAGCCGGTGCCCGGCATGCGCATCAACGGCCAGCTGACCATGGGCGAGAACATCGCCGACCTGGCCGGCCTGCAGGTGGCCTACGACGCCTATCACGCCTCGTTGAAGGGCAAGCCCGCCCCGGTCGTGGGCGGCATGACCGGCGACCAGCGCTTCTTCCTGGCCTTCGCCCAGGCCTGGCAGGACAAGTCGCGGCCCGACTCGCTGAAGCAGCAGATGGCGTCCGACCCGCATTCGCCGTCGAACTTCCGGGTGATCGGCCCGACGCGCAATGTCGACGCCTGGTACGCGGCCTTCGGCGTCAAGCCGGGCGACAAGTTCTACCTTCCGCCGGAGAAGCGCTCGCGCATCTGGTAG
- a CDS encoding DUF1476 domain-containing protein, producing the protein MTTFDDREQAFENKFAHDQELEFKATARRNRLLGEWAAGLMGLATVEDYARAVVKSDFEQPGDEDVLRKVFEDLKGSGVATSEGEVRRKMDELLAQAREQIKTGE; encoded by the coding sequence ATGACCACCTTCGACGACCGCGAACAGGCTTTCGAAAACAAGTTCGCTCACGACCAAGAGCTTGAATTCAAGGCGACCGCGCGCCGCAACCGCCTGCTCGGTGAATGGGCGGCCGGCCTGATGGGCCTGGCGACGGTGGAAGATTACGCGCGAGCGGTGGTCAAGTCCGACTTCGAGCAGCCGGGCGATGAGGACGTGCTGCGCAAGGTCTTCGAGGACCTGAAGGGCTCGGGCGTCGCGACCTCCGAAGGCGAGGTTCGCCGGAAGATGGACGAACTGCTGGCCCAGGCCCGCGAGCAGATCAAGACCGGCGAGTAA
- the purC gene encoding phosphoribosylaminoimidazolesuccinocarboxamide synthase codes for MTTRRKKIYEGKAKILYEGPEPGTLIQYFKDDATAFNAQKKAILEGKGVINNRISEYIMTRLNSIGVQNHFIRRLNLREQLIKEVEIIPLEVVVRNIAAGSIATRLGLTEGQPLPRSIIEFYYKDDKLGDPMVSEEHITAFNWAATQEIDDMMATALRVNDYLSGLFSAVGITLVDFKIEFGRIYEGDFSRIILADEISPDSCRLWDSLTNEKLDKDRFRRDLGNVIESYTEVARRLGIMKEMPTVIQGGVH; via the coding sequence ATGACGACCCGTCGCAAGAAGATCTACGAAGGCAAGGCCAAGATCCTCTACGAAGGCCCCGAGCCCGGCACCCTGATCCAATATTTCAAGGACGACGCGACGGCCTTCAACGCCCAGAAGAAGGCCATCCTGGAAGGCAAGGGCGTCATCAACAATCGGATCAGCGAGTACATCATGACTCGCCTGAACTCGATCGGCGTCCAGAACCACTTCATCCGCCGCCTGAACCTGCGCGAGCAGCTGATCAAGGAAGTCGAGATCATCCCGCTCGAGGTCGTGGTGCGCAACATCGCCGCGGGCTCGATCGCCACGCGCCTGGGCTTGACCGAGGGTCAGCCCCTGCCCCGCTCGATCATCGAATTTTACTACAAGGACGACAAGCTGGGCGACCCGATGGTCTCCGAGGAGCACATCACCGCGTTCAACTGGGCCGCGACCCAGGAGATCGACGACATGATGGCCACCGCCCTGCGGGTCAACGACTACCTGTCGGGCCTGTTCAGCGCGGTCGGCATCACGCTGGTGGACTTTAAGATCGAGTTCGGCCGCATCTACGAGGGCGACTTCTCGCGGATCATCCTGGCCGACGAAATCAGCCCCGACAGCTGCCGCCTGTGGGACAGCCTGACGAACGAGAAGCTGGACAAGGACCGCTTCCGCCGCGACCTGGGCAATGTCATCGAGAGCTATACCGAGGTGGCTCGCCGCCTGGGGATCATGAAGGAAATGCCGACCGTCATCCAAGGCGGCGTGCACTAG
- the purS gene encoding phosphoribosylformylglycinamidine synthase subunit PurS, whose translation MKATVHVFLKPGVLDVQGKAVENALHGLGWPSVKEARVGRVIEFDLEATDAEAAKAEVKTMCEKLLANTVIESYRIDIA comes from the coding sequence GTGAAAGCCACCGTCCACGTGTTCCTGAAGCCCGGCGTGCTCGACGTCCAGGGCAAGGCCGTCGAGAACGCCCTGCATGGCCTGGGCTGGCCGTCGGTGAAGGAGGCCCGCGTCGGCCGCGTCATCGAGTTCGACCTCGAAGCCACGGACGCCGAAGCCGCCAAGGCCGAGGTCAAGACCATGTGCGAGAAGCTGCTGGCCAACACGGTCATCGAAAGCTACCGCATCGATATCGCCTAA
- a CDS encoding TetR/AcrR family transcriptional regulator: MTATLKAPAARRTQLDRRQQSESELLRAAAELIAERGVAAATFESIGQRAGYSRGLVTQRFGSKQGLIEALIARLQARVEALLDARHLDDLSGLDAVLGFVDVFLGNLASDGEMRAYFTLMAGAVSDVSDLRAPFAAAHKEVEVRLEALVLRGQSEGVIRAGLNADAVALMVGALLLGLSTQRLVDPGMDLEPIRETSLAALKASFSA, from the coding sequence ATGACCGCGACCCTTAAGGCGCCCGCCGCGCGCCGCACCCAGCTCGATCGCCGCCAGCAATCCGAGAGTGAGCTCTTGCGGGCGGCGGCGGAGCTGATCGCCGAGCGGGGCGTGGCGGCGGCCACCTTCGAGAGCATCGGCCAGCGCGCGGGCTACAGCCGGGGGCTGGTCACCCAGCGGTTCGGTTCAAAGCAGGGGCTGATCGAGGCGCTGATCGCGCGGTTGCAGGCGCGGGTTGAGGCGCTGCTGGACGCCCGTCACCTGGACGATCTGAGCGGCCTGGACGCCGTGCTGGGCTTTGTCGACGTCTTCCTGGGCAATCTGGCCAGCGACGGCGAGATGCGGGCCTACTTCACGCTGATGGCCGGCGCCGTGTCCGACGTCTCGGACCTGCGCGCGCCGTTCGCGGCGGCGCACAAGGAGGTCGAGGTCCGGCTGGAGGCGCTGGTCCTGCGCGGGCAGAGCGAGGGCGTGATCCGCGCCGGGCTGAACGCTGACGCGGTCGCGCTGATGGTGGGGGCGCTATTGCTGGGCCTCTCGACCCAGCGCCTGGTCGATCCCGGCATGGACCTTGAGCCCATCCGGGAGACCAGCCTGGCGGCGCTGAAGGCCAGCTTCAGCGCCTAG